GGCGGGCTTTCTCGACATGGGCTGATGCCGCCCGCCGCGGCGGCTTACTGGCCGCCGCGCAGCAGGGCGAGGATGCCGTCGAGCTGGTCGAGATCCTGATAGGCGAGCGACACCGACCCGCCCTTGCCATCGAATGTCACCCTGACCCGGAGGCCGAGCAACGCGGTGAGCTCGGTTTCGAGGCTGCGCGTCACGCTGTTCTCTGTCGCCTCGCGGCGGGACCGGCCCGGCTTCGGCACCAGCGCCGCCTGCACCATTGCCTCGGTCTGCCGCACCGTCAGCCGCTTCGCGACGATCGCCCGCGCCGCCGCTTCGGGATCGGGGTGCTGCAACAGGGCGCGGGCGTGGCCGGCGCTCAGGTCGCCGCCGCGCAACGCCTTCTGCACCGAGGTCGGCAGGTTGAGCAGCCGCATCATGTTGGCGACATGCGGGCGCGATTTCGCCACCACGCGCGCCAGTTCCTCCTGGATCAGGCCGAATTCCTCGACCAGGCGGCGATACCCTTCCGCCTCCTCGATCGGGTCGAGATCCTGGCGCTGCAGGTTCTCCACCAGCCCCGCGGCCATCGCGTCGCTGTCGGAAAGGGCGCGCACAAGCACCGGCACCTCGTGCAGCCCCGCCCGCTGTGCCGCCCGCCACCGGCGCTCTCCGGCGATGATCTGATACTGCCCGGCCTTGTCGGGCACCGCCCGCACCAGCAGCGGCTGCAATACACCCTGCGCCTTGAGCGAGGCGGCCAGCTCCTCGAGCGCCGT
This genomic interval from Acidiphilium multivorum AIU301 contains the following:
- a CDS encoding ParB/RepB/Spo0J family partition protein — translated: MSARETPRRLGKGLAELLGPGTVAAAGQAAMGEGVRHVPVAALHPGPFQPRQAMDETALEELAASLKAQGVLQPLLVRAVPDKAGQYQIIAGERRWRAAQRAGLHEVPVLVRALSDSDAMAAGLVENLQRQDLDPIEEAEGYRRLVEEFGLIQEELARVVAKSRPHVANMMRLLNLPTSVQKALRGGDLSAGHARALLQHPDPEAAARAIVAKRLTVRQTEAMVQAALVPKPGRSRREATENSVTRSLETELTALLGLRVRVTFDGKGGSVSLAYQDLDQLDGILALLRGGQ